TTGTGGTATAAAGCCGAGTAAAATCCAGCTTGGAGATCTTATCCGACAGTCTGTTTTTCTATGTGGCAGAAGGGGACGTTTCAACTAAGAATTACCGGATTTGAAAAGTAGAAAACCCAATGGAATATCTATGGAAAACCTACAAAAAACTAGTCGAAAAGTATGCCTCTTTTTTGCGTCAAAAAAAACTTCTGAAACGCCTTCTGGCAGGGCGTACCCCCCCCAAAAAAAAACATAACCCAAGAGAAGAGAATATAAAAGAAAAGAATATAAAAAACAGAAAGAAAAAGAAAGAGAAAAAACTGCTGCTGTTGCTGATGGGATTTTGAGAAAAGGAAAACGGAATTCTAAGAAAAGGAGAAGTGTTGTGTTTGATGTTGCCTGATTCCTACCGTAACCCGTCGGCTGATTTTTCCCGTCCCGCAGCAGACTGCCGTTCATCCCCGGGGTGAAGCCTGTTCTGTCCGCGGCGGAATCTTTACAAAGTGTGGGCATAAAAAAAACTCCCGGCAAAAATCATTCTCACCGGGAGTTTTTTTATCTGTATCGTCAAGCGGAATACTTTCGGTTTAGAACGGCAGGTCGTCTTTTACATCGCCCGGAGTGAAAGCCGGAGTAGCTGACGGAGCCGGCGGTGGAACGGGAGCACCCGGAGCCATCGGAGCACCTGCGCCGACACGTTCAACTTTCCATGCACGGATACTGTTGAACCAGCGGTCTTGCCACTGGCGGGCGTCAACGTCGAATGATACGGTCAGTTCTTCACCCATCTGAATGTTGAACTGCTCGATTTTGTCCGCGCCGAATACATCGAAACACATTTTGCGCGGGTATTGGTCGTGGTTTTCGATAACGAACTCTTGTGATTTCCACTCGTTGCCGCTAGTCTTTGAAACTCCGCCTCTCGGGGGGAGTATAGCGATAATTTTTCCTGTAAATTCCATTGCGATTAATTTTAATTCTGCGGCGAAGTTACGATTTTTTAGGAATATCCCTCACACAAACTCTGTTTTTTCTTTTGTTTTGTTGGGTGGCACGAATCTTTTTTCGTAACTTTGTGCGATAGAACATTTAAAACTTAAATACACGAAAATATATGAAATTTATCGTTTCAAGTACTGCTCTTTCCAGCCATTTACAGGCCATCAGCCGTGTGATTAATTCAAAAAATGCGCTGCCTATTCTCGATTGTTTCCTCTTCGAACTGGAAGACGGAACATTGTCTGTGACCGTATCCGACAGCGAAACAACGATGGTGACTACCGTCGAAGTGAATGGCGATACAAACGGGCGTTTTGCCGTAGTAGCGAAAACACTGCTTGATGCACTGAAAGAAATACCGGAACAACCGCTGACATTCGACATCAATCCGGAGAATTACGAAATCACAGTGCAGTACCAAAACGGAAAATACAGCCTGATGGGGCAGAACGCGGATGAATTCCCGCAGTCGGCTACACTGGGTGACAACGCTGTCCGTGTGGAAATGGACGCAGAAGTATTGCTGGGTGGTATCAACCGTTCCGTATTTGCCACAGCCGACGATGAACTTCGTCCTGTAATGAACGGTATTTACTTCGATATTACCACAGAAGACATCACGATGGTGGCTTCGGACGGTCATAAACTGGTGCGTTGCAAGACGTTGGCTGCCAAAGGCAACGAACGCGCAGCCTTCATCCTGCCGAAGAAACCGGCTACGTTGCTCAAGAACCTTCTGCCGAAAGAACAGGGAACCGTAACTATCGAATTTGACGAACGCAACGCCGTATTCATGCTTGAAAAGTACCGCATGGTGTGCCGTCTTATCGAAGGACGTTATCCGAACTACAACTCGGTGATTCCTCAAAACAACCCTCACAAGCTGACCGTAGACCGCCAGCAGTTGGTAGGAGCTCTGCGCCGTGTGTCTATCTTCTCGTCACAAGCGAGCAGTTTGATTAAGCTCCGTATGCAGGAGAACCAGATTGTGATTTCAGCGCAGGACATCGACTTCTCTACTTCTGCCGAAGAAACCCAGGTATGCCAGTATGCAGGTGCCGCAATGAGTATCGGCTTCAAGTCTACCTTCCTGATTGACATCTTGAACAATATCTCGGCAGACGAAGTAATCATCGAATTGGCAGACCCGTCACGTGCCGGCGTAATCATTCCTGTGGAACAGGAAGAGAACGAAGACTTGTTGATGTTGCTGATGCCTATGATGCTGAACGATTAATGTTAATCCACCACAGAGGATGCAGAGGACACAGAGGATAAATTTGAATATTTATTATTAAATAACCCTCTGTGTCCTCTGCGTTCTCTGTGGTGCCTCAATAAAATAAACAGAAATGAAATTAAACTTGAAAAATCCCATTGTCTTTTTCGACCTTGAGACGACCGGAACCAATATCAACACAGACCGTATTGTTGAAATCTGTTATTTGAAAGTTTACCCGAACGGGAACGAGGAAGCAAAAACCTTGCGTATCAACCCCGAAATGCATATACCGGAAGCATCTTCTGCCGTACACGGCATTTATGATGCCGACGTGGCTGACTGCCCTACTTTCAAGGAAGTGGCAAAGAACATTGCCCGCGATATCGAAGGTTGTGACTTGGCGGGATTCAATTCCAATCGTTTCGATATTCCGGTGCTGGCGGAAGAGTTTCTGCGTGCCGGGGTAGACATCGACATGACAAAGCGGAAATTTATAGACGTACAGGTGATTTTCCACAAAATGGAACAACGTACCCTGTCTGCTGCCTACAAATTCTATTGCGAAAAGAATCTGGAAGACGCGCATACTGCGGAAGCGGATACGCGGGCTACTTACGAAGTGCTGAAAGCACAACTCGACCGTTATCCTGACCTTCAAAACGATATGGCATTCCTGGCGGATTACTCCAGCTACAACAAGAATGTGGACTTTGCCGGACGCATGGTGTACGATGATAACGGGGTAGAAGTGTTCAACTTCGGAAAGTACAAAGGAATGTCCGTAGCCGAGGTATTGAAGAAAGACCCCGGATATTACAGTTGGATTTTGAACAGTGATTTTACGCTGAATACAAAAGCGACATTGACAAAAATCCGTTTGCGTGAAATGAGTAATTTGATTACAAAATAATGCTAAAAGGAAAAAAGATAATTCTTGGAATTACCGGCAGTATTGCCGCGTACAAGGCTTGCTATATCATCCGCGGACTTATTAAGCAAGGGGCGGAAGTGCAAGTCGTAATTACTCCGGCGGGAAAAGAATTTATTACTCCCATCACTCTTTCGGCTTTGACCAGCAAACCGGTCATCAGCGAGTTTTTTGCCCAACGCGACGGGACGTGGAACAGCCACGTTGACCTTGGTCTGTGGGCGGATGCGATGCTGATTGCGCCCGCCACCGCCTCTACCATCGGCAAGATGGCAAACGGGATAGCCGACAATATGCTGATAACCACTTATCTTTCGGCAAAAGCCCCGGTATTTGTTGCTCCTGCCATGGACTTGGATATGTATGCCCACCCTTCCACTCAGAAGAACTTGGACACACTGCGCTCGTTCGGCAATCATATTATCGAACCGGGAACGGGAGAACTTGCCAGCCATCTGGTAGGGAAGGGACGTATGGAAGAGCCGGAAGTCATCATCCGTGCACTGGACGAATTCTTCTCGGCAAGCGGAGAGTTGCAAGGGCGGAAAATCATGATAACAGCCGGGCCTACCTATGAAAAGATAGACCCTGTCCGTTTTATCGGCAATTATTCTTCCGGCAAGATGGGATTCGCTTTGGCGGAAGAATGTGCCCGCCGTGGCGCGGAAGTTACGCTGATTGCGGGGCCTGTGCAATTGGAGGTGAAGCACTCCCGTATCCACCGTATTGACGTGGAATCGGCGGAAGAAATGCATGCCGCCTCACAAGCCTGTTTCTCCGATGCCGACGCAGCCATCCTCTGTGCGGCAGTTGCCGACTATCGTCCGGCGACAGTGGCCGACAAGAAGATAAAACGGGAGAAAGAGGAGGAACTGACATTGCATCTTCAAGCAACGAAAGATATTGCAGCCAGCTTGGGGGCTACGAAAAGAGAAGGTCAGTTGTTGGTGGGCTTTGCTCTCGAAACCAACAACGAGCAGCAGAACGCTGAAGGAAAGCTCGAACGCAAGAACTTCGACTTTATCGTGCTCAACTCGCTGAACGACGTGGGAGCCGGTTTCCGTCACGATACCAACAAAATCAGTATCATCGACCGGAAAGGTCGCACGGACTATCCGCTGAAACCGAAAACGGAAGTGGCGCAGGATATCATCGACCGTCTGTCGGATGAATTGAAATTCTCAACTCTCAACTCTTAACTTATCCCAATGTTACGTTCACTATACATTCAGAATTACGCGTTGATAGAGAAACTGGACATCAGTTTCGAGACAGGTTTTTCCGTTATAACAGGTGAAACGGGAGCCGGAAAATCAATTATTCTAGGAGCCATCGGTCTGCTGCTGGGACAGCGTGCCGATGTGAAGGCGATTCGTCGTGGAGCTTCTAAATGTATCATAGAAGCTCGTTTTGATATATCGGGCTACGGTATGCGTCCGTTTTTTGAAGACAACGAACTGGAATATGACGAGGAGTGCATTTTGCGCCGTGAAGTGCAGGCATCCGGCAAGAGCCGGGCATTCATCAATGATACTCCCGCATCGCTGGCGCAAATCAAGGAGCTGGGCGAACTGTTGATTGATGTACATTCGCAGCATCAGAACCTGTTGCTCAATAAAGAAGGTTTCCAGTTGAATGTACTTGATATATTGGCACATAATGACGCTGCATTGGAAAAATACCATGCCCGTTATGCCGAATGGAAGCAGACCGAACGCGAACTGGCGGAACTGACGGCACTGGCGGAGAAGAGCCGTGCGGACGAGGATTACATACGCTTCCAACTAGAACAGCTCGAAGAAGCCCACCTTTCCGAAGGCGAACAGGAAGAACTGGAACAGGAAGCCGAAACCTTGAGCCATGCGGAAGAAATCAAGGCGGGGCTTTACCGGGTGGAGCAATCCTTTGTTTCCGACGAGGGCGGCTTGCTCTCTTATCTGAAAGATAGCCTGAACACGCTGAACAGTCTGCAAAGAGTCTACCAACCTGCCAAGGAGCTTACCGAACGCATGGAAAGTGCTTATATCGAGTTGAAGGATATTTCGCACGAAGTCTCCTCGCAAAGTGACTCCGTAGAATTTAATCCTGTGCGGCTCGATGAAGTGAACGAACGCTTGAACCTGATTTATTCCTTACAACAGAAACATCGTGTGCAGACACTCGACGAACTGATTGCATTGACGGAAGAGTATCGGAGCAAGTTGTCTGCCATCACTTCTTATGATGACCGTATTGCCGGGCTGACCGAACGCAAGGAAGAACAATATAAACAAGTGAAGCAACAGGCGGAACTGCTCACCAAAGCCCGCACGAAGGCGGCGCGTGAAGTGGAAAAGCAACTGGCGGCACGCCTGGTTCCGTTAGGGATGCCGAACGTCCGTTTCCAGGTGGAAATGGGACTCAAGAAAGAACCCGGATTGCAAGGGGAAGACACTGTCAGCTTCCTGTTTTCCGCTAACAAGAACGGTATGTTGCAGAATATCTCTTCCGTAGCTTCGGGTGGTGAGATAGCCCGCGTCATGCTTTCTATCAAAGCCATGATTGCCGGAGCTGTGAAGCTGCCGACCATCGTGTTTGATGAGATAGACACCGGAGTATCCGGCGAAATAGCCGACCGCATGGCGGACATGATGCAGGAGATGGGCGAGCAGAACCGCCAGGTTATCAGCATCACCCACTTGCCGCAAATCGCTGCCCGCGGACGTGCGCATTATAAAGTATATAAGAAAGACAGTGATACGGAAACAAACAGCCATATCCGCCGTCTCACCGATGAAGAACGGGTAGAGGAAATTGCTCATATGTTGAGCGGCGCTACGCTGACCGAAGCCGCTCTCAGTAACGCCAAAGCTCTGTTAAACAGCAAGTAGCGATTGGGGGCAGACAAATAGTTAACTGGTAAATAGTAAAATAGTAAATAATCGCAATGTTAGATAAAAGTGAAATGATTTTCGGCGTTCGTGCCGTGATAGAAGCCATTCAGGCTGGAAAAGAGATTGATAAAATCCTGGTAAAGAAAGATATTCAGAGTGAACTTTCTAAGGAACTTTTTGCAGCTTTGAAAGGTCTGCTGATTCCTGTTCAGCGTGTTCCGGTGGAGCGTATCAACCGTATCACCCGGAAGAATCACCAAGGTGTGGTGGCGTTCATATCTTCTGTGACTTACCAGAAGACGGAAGACCTTGTTCCTTTCTTGTTCGAGCAGGGGAAGAATCCGTTTTTTGTGATGCTGGACGGAGTGACGGATGTGCGTAATTTCGGTGCGATTGCCCGTACTTGCGAGTGTGCTGCCGTAGACGCCGTGATTATTCCTGCCCGTGGCAGCGCATCTGTGAATGCGGATGCCGTGAAGACTTCGGCAGGGGCGTTGCATACGCTTCCCGTATGCCGCGAACAGAGCTTGCGTTCGACGCTGCAATACCTGAAAGATAGCGGTTTCCGTATTGTGGCTGCCACCGAGAAGGGGGATTACGACTATACGAAAGCCGATTATACAGGTCCGTTATGCATCATCATGGGAGCGGAGGATACAGGGGTGTCTTATGAGAATCTGGCGCTCTGCGACGAATGGGTGAAGATACCGATGTTGGGAAAAATCGAGTCTCTGAACGTTTCCGTGGCTGCCGGCATCTTGATTTACGAAGGTGTGAAACAAAGAAACAACGACTGATATGAAGAAGATTTTAATCCTACCTTTGTTGCTTTTCTTCCTGGCACAGGGAAGCATGGCACAAACCCCTAAATGGGTGGAGAAGGCGAAACGTGCTGTCTTCTCTGTGGTGACTTATGACAAGAATGACAAGATGCTGAATACCGGAAACGGATTTTTCGTGTCCGAAGATGGGTTGGCTTTGTCCGACTACTCTCTTTTTAAGGGCGCCGAGCGTGCGGTGATAATCACGGCGGAAGGCAAACAGATGCCGGTTAGCACCATACTTGGAGCGAATGATATGTATGATGTCATCAAGTTCCGTGTAGCTATTACCGAAAAGAAAGTACCTGCGTTGGTGGTGGCTAAGACTGCTCCGGCAGTAGGAGCTGACGCGTGGATGCTTCCTTATTCTACGCAGAAAAGCATTGCTTGCGTTTCGGGCAAGGTGAAAGAGGTTTCCAAGGTGGCCGGCGAATACCATTATTATACGTTGGGCATGCAGATGAAAGACAAGATGGTGAGCTGTCCGGTGATGAATGTGGAAGGTCAGGTGTTCGGCATTGCGCAGAAGTCGTCTGGGCTCGATACGGTGACTACCTGCTATGCCGCAGGGGCTGCCTTTGCTATGGCTCAGAAGATTAGCGCCCTTTCGCTTGGGGATGCGGCACTGAAGAGTATCGGTATCCGGAAAGGGTTGCCGGAGACGGAAGACCAGGCATTGGTGTATTTGTTCATGGCTTCTTCCAGTCTGTCGTCAGAGGATTATGGCAAGTTGCTGGATGATTTTATCCGTCAGTTCCCTGCTAACACAGACGGTTATCTGCGCCGCGCAAATTATTACGTGGCTAAGGCTAAAGACGACCAGTCTTGGTTTGATAAAGCCGTTGCCGACTTGAATCAGGCTTTGAAAGTGGCTCAGAAGAAAGATGATGTATATTATAATATAGGTAAGTTGATGTATACTTACCAACTGTCGAAGCCGGAGAAAACGTATAAGGATTGGACGTATGACACTGCTTTGAAGAATGTCCGTCAGGCATTCGCTATCGACCCGCTGCCTATTTATGTACAACTGGAAGGCGATATATTATTTGCCCGGCAGGATTATGCCGGAGCTTTGGTGGCTTATGAGAAAGTAAATGCCAGCAATATGGCTTCTGCCGGTACGTTCTTCAGTGCTGCGAAGACGAAAGAGTTGCTGAAAGCCGAACCGAAAGAGATTTTGGTATTGATGGATAGCTGCATTGCTCGTTGTCCGCAACCGATTACCGCCGACTTTGCCCCTTATCTGCTGGAACGTGCGCAAATAAATATGAATGCGGGCCAGCCGCGGAACGCAATGCTCGATTATGACGCTTATTTTAAAGCTGTCAACGGTCAGGTGAACGACTTGTTTTATTATTATCGTGAACAGGCTGCCTTGAAAGCGCGCCAATACCAACGTGCATTGGACGACATTGCGAAAGCGGTCGAACTGAATCCCACAGACTTGACTTACCAGGCCGAAAACGCTGTTGTCAACCTGCGTGTAGGGCGCTATGAGGAAGCTATTGAAATACTGAATGGTATTCTGAAAAATGACCCGAAATACGGCGAAGCCTACCGCTTGCTGGGACTTTGCCAGGTGCAGTTGAAGAAGACGGACGAGGCTTGCGGAAACTTCAAGAAAGCGAAGGAACTGGGCGACCCGAACGTGGACGAATTGATTAAGAAATACTGCAAGTAAAAGAGGTTGCCCCAGAAAAGGTTAGCGTATGCACTATCGTTTGGTGCCGCTATTCCGGGCTTCTCTAGGAGTAGCTTTTGAATAATAGTTTATAAAAATAAAACCCCTGCTGACTGGAAAAAGTCAGCAGGGGTTTCGTTTTTGGGGACATTAATAAAACTCTCTCTCTTTTTTGTCTTTTCCCCACTTGTTAAGCTCAGGTTTTAGGTCTTATGATATAGGTTTTTTATTTCTTGTCTTTGTAAGGTAAATGCAGGAATTCCCGAAATACTGCATTGCTGCAGTTATTTTTTTTAGAAAATATTCAAATTTCAGTGGGAAACAGTGAGTAAATTTTAAATAGCGACCTATTTTACCTATAATCTTGTTATATTTCATCCGTCATTTGATGGCTAACTAGTTAAGTAATTATTTATTTATGAAGAAAAAGCAGTTTACTAATTGTGCAAACGATTACATTGAACGTTTGCGGAATGAGGGTCGTTATTCAACGGCTCATGTGTACAAGCATGCTATCCGTTCTTTTGCGAAATTTTGCGGCAGCCAGACCATTACTTTCAGTAGGGTGAACCGTGATACACTGAAGGCGTATAGTAACTATTTGGTGGCTTCTCATTTGAAGCCTAATACGATTTCTACGTATATGCGTATGTTGCGTTGTATCTACAACCGGGGCGTTGAAAACAGGCAGGCTCCTTATGTGCATGGCTTGTTCAAGGATGTGTTTACGGGTGTAGATACCCGCCAGAAAAAGGCGATTCCGATACACGAGCTTCACGTTTTGCTGAATGAAGACCCGAAGACTGAGAGACTCCGTCGCACGCAAGCTGTCGCCAGCCTGCTGTTCCAGTTTTGCGGTATGCCTTTTGTCGATTTTGCCCATTTGGAAAAGTCCAATATTGAGCAGGGACTTTTGAAGTACAACCGTATGAAGACCGGTACGCCCATGAGTATTGAGATTTTGGACTCGGCACAGGATGCCATTACCCGTTTGTGCAACGAATATAGTGTTGGACATTCCGACTATCCCGATTACCTGTTCTGTATATTGAGCGGAGAGTATAAGAGAACGGAGGAAAAGGCATACCGCGAGTACCAGTCAGCTCTGAGGCGGTTTAATAATGACTTGAAGTGCCTGTCAAGACAGTTGAGGATACGCTCGTCCGTTACTTCTTATACGCTTCGTCATTCATGGGCCACTACTGCGAAGTACAGAGGGGTTCCCATCGAGATGATAAGCGAATCGCTGGGACATAAATCCATCAAGACAACACAAATCTATTTAAAAGGCTTCGAATTAGAAGAAAGAACGAAAGTGAACAGATTGAATTATTCTTACGTAAAGAGTTTTAGATGATTCTGTATTATGTAGCTAAAGTATTAGGGATTAGGGACTTCGTTATTCTGTTACTTCTTAGGTAACGGATAATACATGTGCAGAACGCATACAAATGCAATAAAAAGGAAAAAAGACAACATGAGGGAAGAAAATATATGGTTATCCGGACTTCAAGACAGACGCTTCTTGAGATTGGAAAATAGAAAGTCACAGAGCATGAATCGCTTATTATTCATGTTCACACACTTTGTGTGGATATATTTAAGAGAAAAAAGGAAAAAAAGAAGTTTATTGCTTGTTTCTTATTATTATTTTTACCTATCTTTGTAGCAAATAAAAATCCGTTACCTAAGAAGTAACAGATAAACATGTGGTAAAAAATTATGATTTTTACAAAGGAAAAGTCTATTAGCGCCGTGCCCGGTTGTGGGACAGGGGAAGGCGTAGCACACTTAAAACGCTGGTATGTAGCACTGGTTCGTATGCATCACGAGAAGAAAGTTGCCGAGCGTTTGTCCAAGATGGGAATCGATACCTTCGTTCCTGTCCAGCAAGAAGTACATCAGTGGAGCGACCGTCGGAAAGTGGTTGATACGGTACTTCTTCCGATGATGGTATTTGTTCATGCCAATCTTAAGGAGCGTATGGAAGTTCTTTCATTTTCTACGGTCAGCCGCTATATGGTGATGCGTGGGGAAAGTACTCCGGCGGTTATTCCCGATGAACAGATGGCACGTTTCCGTTTCATGCTCGATTATTCCGATGAAGCAGTATGTATGAACAATTCCCCTTTGGCGCGTGGCGAAAAAGTCCGTGTCATCAAAGGTCCTCTGAGCGGGCTTGTTGGCGAACTCGTTACGGTAGGGGGTAAGAGCAAAATTGCTGTCCGCCTGAATATACTTGGCTGTGCTTGCGTAGACATGCCAATCGGTTATGTAGAATCTACAAGAATCTCCAATGACAATACAAAAAATATTTAGTGTTTTTCTATTCATTCTGATTCTGGGAGTTGCTTCTCCTTTGATGGCTCAAAGCATGAGCGACTCTCAAGTTCTCGAATATGTAAAAGAGGGTATCAGTCAAGGGAAGGAACAAAAGCAGTTAGCCTCGGAATTAGCACTCAAAGGCGTGACCAAGGAGCAGGCGATGCGTGTGAAGCAGCTATATGAGCACCAGAACAATGTAAATACTTCCAATGCCACCGGTACCGATATTAATGAGTCGCGTCTGCGTGAAGAAACGAAAGAAAATACTTCCGACAAGCTGGAAGACCATCCGAGCACACAAGACCTTGCACGTGGCAACCAAGTCTTCGGAAGAAACATATTTAACACCCGCAACCTGACTTTCGAGCCTAGTGTGAACATTGCCACTCCCTTAAATTATCGTCTCGGCCCGGGCGACGAGGTGATTATCGACATATGGGGAGCTAGCCAGAATACCATCCGCCAGCAGATTTCTCCTGACGGCACCATCAATATTCAAAAGATTGGTCCTGTCAACTTGAACGGGTTGACCATCGCCGAAGCCAACGGCTATCTCAAGAAAACTTTAAATAAGATATACAACGGTCTTAACAACGCCGTCGACCCTACCTCGGACATTCGTCTGACACTGGGCAGCATACGTACGATTCAAATCAACGTCATGGGCGAAGTTGTACAACCGGGAACGTATTCTCTGTCCTCTTTTGCCACTGTATTTCATGCGCTCTATCGGGCGGGGGGAGTCAGTGACATAGGAAGTCTCCGCAATGTCCAATTGGTAAGAAACGGTAAGAACATCGCCACAATTGATGTCTACCA
This portion of the Bacteroides acidifaciens genome encodes:
- a CDS encoding DUF3127 domain-containing protein, with protein sequence MEFTGKIIAILPPRGGVSKTSGNEWKSQEFVIENHDQYPRKMCFDVFGADKIEQFNIQMGEELTVSFDVDARQWQDRWFNSIRAWKVERVGAGAPMAPGAPVPPPAPSATPAFTPGDVKDDLPF
- the dnaN gene encoding DNA polymerase III subunit beta, producing the protein MKFIVSSTALSSHLQAISRVINSKNALPILDCFLFELEDGTLSVTVSDSETTMVTTVEVNGDTNGRFAVVAKTLLDALKEIPEQPLTFDINPENYEITVQYQNGKYSLMGQNADEFPQSATLGDNAVRVEMDAEVLLGGINRSVFATADDELRPVMNGIYFDITTEDITMVASDGHKLVRCKTLAAKGNERAAFILPKKPATLLKNLLPKEQGTVTIEFDERNAVFMLEKYRMVCRLIEGRYPNYNSVIPQNNPHKLTVDRQQLVGALRRVSIFSSQASSLIKLRMQENQIVISAQDIDFSTSAEETQVCQYAGAAMSIGFKSTFLIDILNNISADEVIIELADPSRAGVIIPVEQEENEDLLMLLMPMMLND
- a CDS encoding 3'-5' exonuclease; this encodes MKLNLKNPIVFFDLETTGTNINTDRIVEICYLKVYPNGNEEAKTLRINPEMHIPEASSAVHGIYDADVADCPTFKEVAKNIARDIEGCDLAGFNSNRFDIPVLAEEFLRAGVDIDMTKRKFIDVQVIFHKMEQRTLSAAYKFYCEKNLEDAHTAEADTRATYEVLKAQLDRYPDLQNDMAFLADYSSYNKNVDFAGRMVYDDNGVEVFNFGKYKGMSVAEVLKKDPGYYSWILNSDFTLNTKATLTKIRLREMSNLITK
- the coaBC gene encoding bifunctional phosphopantothenoylcysteine decarboxylase/phosphopantothenate--cysteine ligase CoaBC, with the translated sequence MLKGKKIILGITGSIAAYKACYIIRGLIKQGAEVQVVITPAGKEFITPITLSALTSKPVISEFFAQRDGTWNSHVDLGLWADAMLIAPATASTIGKMANGIADNMLITTYLSAKAPVFVAPAMDLDMYAHPSTQKNLDTLRSFGNHIIEPGTGELASHLVGKGRMEEPEVIIRALDEFFSASGELQGRKIMITAGPTYEKIDPVRFIGNYSSGKMGFALAEECARRGAEVTLIAGPVQLEVKHSRIHRIDVESAEEMHAASQACFSDADAAILCAAVADYRPATVADKKIKREKEEELTLHLQATKDIAASLGATKREGQLLVGFALETNNEQQNAEGKLERKNFDFIVLNSLNDVGAGFRHDTNKISIIDRKGRTDYPLKPKTEVAQDIIDRLSDELKFSTLNS
- the recN gene encoding DNA repair protein RecN, with the protein product MLRSLYIQNYALIEKLDISFETGFSVITGETGAGKSIILGAIGLLLGQRADVKAIRRGASKCIIEARFDISGYGMRPFFEDNELEYDEECILRREVQASGKSRAFINDTPASLAQIKELGELLIDVHSQHQNLLLNKEGFQLNVLDILAHNDAALEKYHARYAEWKQTERELAELTALAEKSRADEDYIRFQLEQLEEAHLSEGEQEELEQEAETLSHAEEIKAGLYRVEQSFVSDEGGLLSYLKDSLNTLNSLQRVYQPAKELTERMESAYIELKDISHEVSSQSDSVEFNPVRLDEVNERLNLIYSLQQKHRVQTLDELIALTEEYRSKLSAITSYDDRIAGLTERKEEQYKQVKQQAELLTKARTKAAREVEKQLAARLVPLGMPNVRFQVEMGLKKEPGLQGEDTVSFLFSANKNGMLQNISSVASGGEIARVMLSIKAMIAGAVKLPTIVFDEIDTGVSGEIADRMADMMQEMGEQNRQVISITHLPQIAARGRAHYKVYKKDSDTETNSHIRRLTDEERVEEIAHMLSGATLTEAALSNAKALLNSK
- the rlmB gene encoding 23S rRNA (guanosine(2251)-2'-O)-methyltransferase RlmB: MLDKSEMIFGVRAVIEAIQAGKEIDKILVKKDIQSELSKELFAALKGLLIPVQRVPVERINRITRKNHQGVVAFISSVTYQKTEDLVPFLFEQGKNPFFVMLDGVTDVRNFGAIARTCECAAVDAVIIPARGSASVNADAVKTSAGALHTLPVCREQSLRSTLQYLKDSGFRIVAATEKGDYDYTKADYTGPLCIIMGAEDTGVSYENLALCDEWVKIPMLGKIESLNVSVAAGILIYEGVKQRNND
- a CDS encoding serine protease → MKKILILPLLLFFLAQGSMAQTPKWVEKAKRAVFSVVTYDKNDKMLNTGNGFFVSEDGLALSDYSLFKGAERAVIITAEGKQMPVSTILGANDMYDVIKFRVAITEKKVPALVVAKTAPAVGADAWMLPYSTQKSIACVSGKVKEVSKVAGEYHYYTLGMQMKDKMVSCPVMNVEGQVFGIAQKSSGLDTVTTCYAAGAAFAMAQKISALSLGDAALKSIGIRKGLPETEDQALVYLFMASSSLSSEDYGKLLDDFIRQFPANTDGYLRRANYYVAKAKDDQSWFDKAVADLNQALKVAQKKDDVYYNIGKLMYTYQLSKPEKTYKDWTYDTALKNVRQAFAIDPLPIYVQLEGDILFARQDYAGALVAYEKVNASNMASAGTFFSAAKTKELLKAEPKEILVLMDSCIARCPQPITADFAPYLLERAQINMNAGQPRNAMLDYDAYFKAVNGQVNDLFYYYREQAALKARQYQRALDDIAKAVELNPTDLTYQAENAVVNLRVGRYEEAIEILNGILKNDPKYGEAYRLLGLCQVQLKKTDEACGNFKKAKELGDPNVDELIKKYCK
- a CDS encoding tyrosine-type recombinase/integrase, giving the protein MKKKQFTNCANDYIERLRNEGRYSTAHVYKHAIRSFAKFCGSQTITFSRVNRDTLKAYSNYLVASHLKPNTISTYMRMLRCIYNRGVENRQAPYVHGLFKDVFTGVDTRQKKAIPIHELHVLLNEDPKTERLRRTQAVASLLFQFCGMPFVDFAHLEKSNIEQGLLKYNRMKTGTPMSIEILDSAQDAITRLCNEYSVGHSDYPDYLFCILSGEYKRTEEKAYREYQSALRRFNNDLKCLSRQLRIRSSVTSYTLRHSWATTAKYRGVPIEMISESLGHKSIKTTQIYLKGFELEERTKVNRLNYSYVKSFR
- a CDS encoding UpxY family transcription antiterminator, whose product is MIFTKEKSISAVPGCGTGEGVAHLKRWYVALVRMHHEKKVAERLSKMGIDTFVPVQQEVHQWSDRRKVVDTVLLPMMVFVHANLKERMEVLSFSTVSRYMVMRGESTPAVIPDEQMARFRFMLDYSDEAVCMNNSPLARGEKVRVIKGPLSGLVGELVTVGGKSKIAVRLNILGCACVDMPIGYVESTRISNDNTKNI